One Schistocerca nitens isolate TAMUIC-IGC-003100 chromosome 1, iqSchNite1.1, whole genome shotgun sequence DNA segment encodes these proteins:
- the LOC126197309 gene encoding collagen alpha-1(III) chain-like: protein MQGSPTCPHPTGSSSMQGSPTYHHPTGSSSIKGSLTRPHPTGSSSIQGSPTCPHPTGSSSIKGSLTCPHPTGSSSMQGSPTCPHPTGSSSIKGSLTCPHPTGSSSMQGSPTCPHPTGSSSIKGSLTCPHPTGSSSMQGSLTCPHPTGSSSLQGSPTFPHPTGSRSIKAPLTCPHPTGSSSMQGSPTCPHPTGSSSMQGSPTCPHPTGSSSIKGSLTCPHPTGSSYIQGSPTCPHPTGSSSINGSLACPHPTGSSSVQGSPTCPHPTGCSSMQGSPTCPHPTGSSSIKGSLTCPHPTGSSSIQGSPTCPHPTGSSSIKGAPTCPHPTGSSSIKGSLTCPHPTRSSSMQGSPTCPHPTGTSSIKGSLTCPHPTGSSSMQGSPTCPHPTGSSSIKGSLTCPHPTGSSSMQGSPTCHHPTGSSSIKGSLTCPHPTGSSSMQGSRIFPHAT from the coding sequence atgcagggatcacctacatgccctcaccccacaggatccagctctatgcagggatcacctacataccatcaccccacaggatccagctctataaagggatcacttacacgccctcaccccacaggatccagctctatacagggatcacctacatgccctcaccccacaggatccagctctataaagggatcacttacatgccctcatcccacaggatccagctctatgcagggatcacctacatgccctcaccccacaggatccagctctataaagggatcacttacatgccctcaccccacaggatccagctctatgcagggatcacctacatgccctcaccccacaggatccagctctataaagggatcacttacatgccctcaccccacaggatccagctctatgcagggatcacttacatgccctcaccccacaggatccagctctttgcagggatcacctacattccctcaccccacaggatccagatcTATAAAGGcaccacttacatgccctcaccccacaggatccagctctatgcagggatcacctacatgccctcaccccacaggatccagctctatgcagggatcacctacatgccctcaccccacaggatccagctctataaagggatcacttacatgccctcaccccacaggatccagctatatacagggatcacctacatgcccacaccccacaggatccagctctataaatggATCACttgcatgccctcaccccacaggatccagctctgtgcagggatcacctacatgccctcaccccacaggatgcagctctatgcagggatcacctacatgccctcaccccacaggatccagctctataaagggatcacttacatgtcctcaccccacaggatccagctctatacagggatcacctacatgtcctcaccccacaggatccagctctataaagggagcacctacatgccctcaccccacaggatccagctctataaagggatcacttacatgccctcaccccacacgatccagctctatgcagggatcacccacatgccctcaccccacaggaaccagctctataaagggatcacttacatgccctcaccccacaggatccagctctatgcagggatcacctacatgccctcaccccacaggatccagctctataaagggatcacttacatgccctcaccccacaggatccagctctatgcagggatcacctacatgccatcaccccacaggatccagctctataaagggatcacttacatgccctcaccccacaggatccagctctatgcagggatcacgtaTATTCCCTCACGCCACATGA
- the LOC126197853 gene encoding collagen alpha-1(II) chain-like, whose translation MQGSPTCPHPTGSSSIKGSLTCPHPTGSSSMQGSPTCPQPTGSSSIKGSLTCPHLTGSSSMQGSPTCPHPTGSSSLQGSPTCPHPTGSSSIKASLTCPHPTVSSSMQGSPTCPHPTGSSSMQGSPTYHHPTGSSSIKGSLTRPHPTGSSSIQGSPTCPHPTGSSSIKGSLTCPHPTGSSSMQGSPTCPHPTGSSSIMGSLTCPHPTGSSSMQGSPTCPHPTGSSSIKGSLTCPHPTGSSSMQGSLTCPHPTGSSSLQGSPTFPHPTGSRSIKAPLTCPHPTGSSSMQGSPTCPHPTGSSSMQGSPTCPHRSIKGSLTCPHPTGSSYIQGSPTCPHPTGSSSINGSLACPHPTGSSSMQGSPTCPHPTGCSSMQGSPTCPHPTGSSSIKGSLTCPHPTGSSTIQGSPTCPHPTGSSSIKGAPTCPHPTGSSSIKGSLKCLHPTRSSSMQGSPTCPHPTGTSSIKGSLTRPHPTGSSSMQGSPTCLHPTGSSSIKGSLTCPHPTGSSSMQGSPTCHHPTGSSSIKGSLTCPHPTGSSSMQGSPIFPHAT comes from the coding sequence atgcagggatcacccacatgccctcaccccacaggatccagctctataaagggatcacttacatgccctcaccccacaggatccagctctatgcagggatcacctacatgccctcaacccacaggatccagctctataaagggatcacttacatgccctcaccttacaggatccagctctatgcagggatcacctacatgccctcaccccacaggatccagctctttgcagggatcacctacatgccctcaccccacaggatccagctctataaaggcatcacttacatgccctcaccccacagtatccagctctatgcagggatcacctacatgccctcaccccacaggatccagctctatgcagggatcacctacataccatcaccccacaggatccagctctataaagggatcacttacacgcCCTCACCCCActggatccagctctatacagggatcacctacatgccctcaccccacaggatccagctctataaagggatcacttacatgccctcatcccacaggatccagctctatgcagggatcacctacatgccctcaccccacaggatcaagCTCTATaatgggatcacttacatgccctcaccccacaggatccagctctatgcagggatcacctacatgccctcaccccacaggatccagctctataaagggatcacttacatgccctcaccccacaggatccagctctatgcagggatcacttacatgccctcaccccacaggatccagctctttgcagggatcacctacatttcctcaccccacaggatccagatcTATAAAGGcaccacttacatgccctcaccccacaggatccagctctatgcagggatcacctacatgccctcaccccacaggatccagctctatgcagggatcacctacatgccctcaccgctctataaagggatcacttacatgccctcaccccacaggatccagctatatacagggatcacctacatgcccacaccccacaggatccagctctataaatggATCACTTGcgtgccctcaccccacaggatccagctctatgcagggatcacctacatgccctcaccccacaggatgcagctctatgcagggatcacctacatgccctcaccccacaggatccagctctataaagggatcacttacatgtcctcaccccacaggatccagcactatacagggatcacctacatgtcctcaccccacaggatccagctctataaagggagcacctacatgccctcaccccacaggatccagctctataaagggatcacttaaaTGCCTTCACCCCAcacgatccagctctatgcagggatcacccacatgccctcaccccacaggaaccagctctataaagggatcacttacacgccctcaccccacaggatccagctctatgcagggatcacctacatgccttcaccccacaggatccagctctataaagggatcacttacatgccctcaccccacaggatccagctctatgcagggatcacctacatgccatcaccccacaggatccagctctataaagggatcacttacatgccctcaccccacaggatccagctctatgcagggatcacctatatTCCCTCACGCCACATGA
- the LOC126198780 gene encoding collagen alpha-1(III) chain-like has product MQGSPTCPHSTGSSSIKGSLTCPHPTGSSSMQGSPTSPHPTGSSSIKGSLTCPHPTRSSSMQGSPTCPHPTGSSSIKGSLTCPHPTGSSSMQGSPTCPHPTGSSSMQGSPTCPHPTGSSSLKGSPTCPHPTGSSSIKGSLTCPHPTGSSSMRGSPTCAHPTGSSSIKGSLTCPHPTGSSSIKESLKCPHPTGSSSMQGSPTCPHPTGSSSMQGSPTCPLPTRSCSIKGSLTCPHPAGSSSMQGSPTCPHPTGSSSIQGSPTCPHPTGSSSIKGSLTCPHPAGSCSMQGSPTCPHPTGTSSIKGSPTCPHPTGSSSMQGSLTCPHLTGSSSLQGSPICPHPTGSSSIKASLTCPHPTVSSSMQRSPTCPHPTGSRSIKGSLACPHPTGSSSMQGSPTCPHPTGSSSMQGSPTCPLPTGSSSIKGPLTCPHPTGCSSIQGSPTCPHPTGSSSIKGPPTCPHPTGSSSIKGSLTCPHPT; this is encoded by the coding sequence atgcagggatcacctacatgccctcactccacaggatccagctctataaagggatcacttacatgccctcaccctacaggatccagctctatgcagggatcacctacaagccctcaccccacaggatccagctctataaagggatcacttacatgccctcaccccacacgatccagctctatgcagggatcacccacatgccctcaccccacaggatccagctctataaagggatcacttacatgccctcaccccacaggatccagctctatgcagggatcacctacatgccctcaccccacaggatccagctctatgcagggatcacctacatgccctcaccccacaggatccagctctttaaagggatcacctacatgccctcaccccacaggatccagctctataaagggatcacttacatgccctcaccccacaggatccagctctatgcggggatcacctacatgcgctcaccccacaggatccagctctataaagggatcacttacatgccctcaccccacaggatccagctctataaaggaatCACTtaaatgccctcaccccacaggatccagctctatgcagggatcacctacatgccctcaccccacaggatccagctctatgcagggatcacctacatgccctctccCCACAAGATCctgctctataaagggatcacttacatgccctcaccccgcaggatccagctctatgcagggatcacctacatgccctcaccccacaggatccagctctatacagggatcacctacatgccctcaccccacaggatccagctctataaagggatcacttacatgccctcaccccgcaGGATCctgctctatgcagggatcacctacatgccctcaccccacaggaaccagctctataaagggatcacctacatgccctcaccccacaggatccagctctatgcagggatcacttacatgccctcacctcaCAGGATCCAGCTCTTTGCAGGGATCACCtatatgccctcaccccacaggatccagctctataaaggcatcacttacatgccctcaccccacagtgtCCAGCTCTATGCAgagatcacctacatgccctcaccccacaggctccaggtctataaagggatcacttgcatgccctcaccccacaggatcaagctctatgcagggatcacctacttgccctcaccccacaggatccagctctatgcagggatcacctacatgccctctccccacaggatccagctctataaagggaccaCTTACATGCCCCCACCCCACAGGAtgcagctctatacagggatcacctacatgtcctcaccccacaggatccagctctataaagggaccacctacatgccctcaccccacaggatccagctctataaagggatcacttacatgccctcaccccacatgA
- the LOC126198573 gene encoding collagen alpha-1(III) chain-like, which yields MPSPHRIQLYAESPTCPHPTGSSSLKGSPTCPHPTGSSSIKGSLTCPHPTGSSSMRGSPTCAHPTGSSSIKGSLTCPHPTGSSSIKESLTCPHPTGSSSMQGSPTCPHPTGSSSMQGSPTCPLPTGSSSIKGSLTCPHPAGSSSMQGSPTCPHPTGSSSIQGSPTCPHPTGSSSIKGSLT from the coding sequence atgccctcaccccacaggatccagctctatgcagaatcacctacatgccctcaccccacaggatccagctctttaaagggatcacctacatgccctcaccccacaggatccagctctataaagggatcacttacatgccctcaccccacaggatccagctctatgcgggGATCACCTACTTGcgctcaccccacaggatccagctctataaagggatcacttacatgccctcaccccacaggatccagctctataaaggaatcacttacatgccctcaccccacaggatccagctctatgcagggatcacctacatgccctcaccccacaggatccagctctatgcagggatcacctacatgccctctccccacaggatccagctctataaagggatcacttacatgccctcaccccgcaggatccagctctatgcagggatcacctacatgccctcaccccacaggatccagctctatacagggatcacctacatgccctcaccccacaggatccagctctataaagggatcacttacatga
- the LOC126199280 gene encoding collagen alpha-1(I) chain-like, translating into MQGSPTCPHPTGYSSVQGSPACPHPTGSSSMQESPTCPHPTGSSSIRGSLTFSHPTGSSSIQGLPTCPHPTASSSIKGSLTCPHPTGSSSMQGSPTCPHPTGSSSMQGSPTCPHPTGSSSMQGSRYRSIKGSLTCPHPTGYSSIKGSLTCPHPTGSSSMQGSPTCPQSTGSSSIKGSLTCPHPTGSSSMQGSPTSPHPTGSSSIKGSLTCPHPTRSSSMQGSPTCPHPTGSSSIKGSLTCPHPTGSSSMQGSPTCPHPTGSSSTQGSPTCPHPTGSSSLKGSPTCPHPTGSSSIKGSLTCPHPTGSSSKRGSPTCPHPTGSRSSSMQGSPTCPHPTGSSSMQGSPTCPLPTGSSSIKGSLTCPHPAGSSSMQGSPTCPHPTGSSSIQGSPTCPHPTGSSSIKGSLTCPHPAGSSSMQGSPTCPHPTGTSSIKGSPTCPHPTGSSSMQGSLTCPHLTGSSSLQGSPTCPHPTGSSSIKASLTCPHPTVSSSMQGSPTFPHPTGSSSMQGSPTCPHPTGSSSKKGSLTCPHPTGSSYIQGSPTCPHPTGSSSIKGSLACPHPTGSSSMHGSPTCPHPTGSSSMQGSPTCPLPTGSSSIKGSLTCPHPTGCSSIQGSPTCPHPTGSSSIKGPPTCPHPTGSSSIKGSLTCHHPTRSSSMQGSPTCPHPTGSSSIKGSLTCPHPTGSSSMQGSPTCPHPPGSSSIMGSLTCPHPTGSSSMQGSPTCPHPTGSSSIKGSLTCPHPTGSSSMQGSPIFPHAT; encoded by the exons atgcaaggatcacctacatgccctcacccgaCAGGATACAGCTCTGTGCAGGGATCACctgcatgccctcaccccacaggatccagctctatgcaggaatcacctacatgccctcaccccacaggatccagctctataaggGGATCACTTACATTttctcaccccacaggatccagctctatacagggattacctacatgccctcaccccacagcatccagctctataaagggatcacttacatgccctcaccccacaggatccagctctatgcagggatcacctacatgccctcaccccacaggatccagctctatgcagggatcacctacatgccctcaccccacaggatccagctctatgcagggatcac gatacaggtctataaagggatcacttacatgccctcaccccacaggatacagctctataaagggatcacttacatgccctcaccccacaggatccagctctatgcagggatcacctacatgccctcagtccacaggatccagctctataaagggatcacttacatgccctcaccctacaggatccagctctatgcagggatcacctacaagccctcaccccacaggatccagctctataaagggatcacttacatgccctcaccccacacgatccagctctatgcagggatcacccacatgccctcaccccacaggatccagctctataaagggatcacttacatgccctcaccccacaggatccagctctatgcagggatcacctacatgccctcaccctacaggatccagctctacgcagggatcacctacatgccctcaccccacaggatccagctctttaaagggatcacctacatgccctcaccccacaggatccagctctataaagggatcacttacatgccctcaccctacaggatccagctctaagcggggatcacctacatgccctcaccccacaggatcca gatccagctctatgcagggatcacctacatgccctcaccccacaggatccagctctatgcagggatcacctacatgccctctccccacaggatccagctccataaagggatcacttacatgccctcaccccgcaggatccagctctatgcagggatcacctacatgccctcaccccacaggatccagctctatacagggatcacctacatgccctcaccccacaggatccagctctataaagggatcacttacatgccctcaccccgcaggatccagctctatgcagggatcacctacatgccctcaccccacaggaaccagctctataaagggatcacctacatgccctcaccccacaggatccagctctatgcagggatcacttacatgccctcacctcacaggatccagctctttgcagggatcacctacatgccctcaccccacaggatccagctctataaaggcatcacttacatgccctcaccccacagtgtccagctctatgcagggatcacctacattccctcaccccacaggatccagctctatgcagggatcacctacatgccctcaccccacaggatccagctctaaaaagggatcacttacatgccctcaccccacaggatccagctatatacagggatcacctacatgccctcaccccacaggatccagctctataaagggatcacttgcatgccctcaccccacaggatccagctctatgcacggATCACCTACTTGCccacaccccacaggatccagctctatgcagggatcacctacatgccctctccccacaggatccagctctataaagggatcacttacatgccctcaccccacaggatgcagctctatacagggatcacctacatgtcctcaccccacaggatccagctctataaagggaccacctacatgccctcaccccacaggatccagctctataaagggatcacttacatgccatcaccccacacgatccagctccatgcagggatcacccacatgccctcaccccacaggatccagctctataaagggatcacttacatgccctcaccccacaggatctagctctatgcagggatcacctacatgccctcaccccccaggatccagctctataatgggatcacttacatgccctcaccccacaggatccagctctatgcagggatcacctacatgccctcaccccacaggatccagctctataaagggatcacttacatgccctcaccccacaggatccagctctatgcagggatcacctatatTCCCTCACGCCAcatga
- the LOC126198419 gene encoding collagen alpha-1(I) chain-like, whose product MQGSPTCPHPTGTSSIKGSPTCPHPTGSSSMQGSLTCPHLTGSSSLQGSPICPHPTGSSSMQGSPTCPHTTGSSTKKGSLTCPHPTVSSYIQGSPTCPHPTGSSSIKGSLACPHPTGSSSMHSIKGSPTRPHPTGSSSIEGSSTCPHPTGSSSIKGSPTCPHPTGSSSLQGSPTCPHPTGSSSIKASLTCPHPTGSSSMQGSPTCPHPTGSSSMQGSPTYHHPTGSSSIKGSLTRPHPTGSSSIQGSPTCPHPTGSSSIKGSLTCPHPTGSSSMQGSPTCPHPTGSSSIKGSLTCPHPTGSSSMQGSPTCPHPTGSSSIKGSLTCPHPTGSSSMQGSLTCPHPTGSSSLQGSPTFPHPTGSRSIKAPLTCPHPTGSSSMQGSPTCPHPTGSSSMQGSPTCPHPTGSSSIKGSLTCPHPTGSSYIQGSPTCPHPTGSSSINGSLACPHPTGSSSMQGSPTCPHPTGSSSMQGSPTCPHPTGSSSIKGSLTCPHPTGSSSIQGSPTCPHPTGSSSIKGPPTCPHPTGSSSIKGSLTCPHPTRSSSMQGSPTCPHPTGTSSIKGSLTCPHPTGSSSMQGSPTCPHPTGSSSIKGSLTCPHPTGSSSMQGSLTCPHPTGSSSMQGSPTCPHTTGSSTKK is encoded by the exons atgcagggatcacctacatgccctcaccccacaggaaccagctctataaagggatcacctacatgccctcaccccacaggatccagctctatgcagggatcacttacatgccctcacctcaCAGGATCCAGCTCTTTGCAGGGATCACCtatatgccctcaccccacaggatccagctctatgcagggatcacctacatgccctcacacCACAGGATCCAGCACtaaaaagggatcacttacatgccctcaccccacagtatCCAGctatatacagggatcacctacatgccctcaccccacaggatccagctctataaagggatcacttgcatgccctcaccccacaggatcaagCTCTATGCA ctctataaagggatcacctacacgccctcaccccacaggatccagctctatagagGGATcatctacatgccctcaccccacaggatccagctctataaagggatcacctacatgccctcaccccacaggatccagctctttgcagggatcacctacatgccctcaccccacaggatccagctctataaaggcatcacttacatgccctcaccccacaggatccagctctatgcagggatcacctacatgccctcaccccacaggatccagctctatgcagggatcacctacataccatcaccccacaggatccagctctataaagggatcacttacacgccctcaccccacaggatccagctctatacagggatcacctacatgccctcaccccacaggatccagctctataaagggatcacttacatgccctcatcccacaggatccagctctatgcagggatcacctacatgccctcaccccacaggatccagctctataaagggatcacttacatgccctcaccccacaggatccagctctatgcagggatcacctacatgccctcaccccacaggatccagctctataaagggatcacttacatgccctcaccccacaggatccagctctatgcagggatcacttacatgccctcaccccacaggatccagctctttgcagggatcacctacattccctcaccccacaggatccagatcTATAAAGGcaccacttacatgccctcaccccacaggatccagctctatgcagggatcacctacatgccctcaccccacaggatccagctctatgcagggatcacctacatgccctcaccccacaggatccagctctataaagggatcacttacatgccctcaccccacaggatccagctatatacagggatcacctacatgcccacaccccacaggatccagctctataaatggATCACttgcatgccctcaccccacaggatccagctctatgcagggatcacctacatgccctcaccccacaggatccagctctatgcagggatcacctacatgccctcaccccacaggatccagctctataaagggatcacttacatgtcctcaccccacaggatccagctctatacagggatcaccgacatgtcctcaccccacaggatccagctctataaagggaccacctacatgccctcaccccacaggatccagctctataaagggatcacttacatgccctcaccccacacgatccagctctatgcagggatcacccacatgccctcaccccacaggaaccagctctataaagggatcacttacatgccctcaccccacaggatccagctctatgcagggatcacctacatgccctcaccccacaggatccagctctataaagggatcacttacatgccctcaccccacaggatccagctctatgcagggatcacttacatgccctcaccccacaggatccagctctatgcagggatcacctacatgccctcacacCACAGGATCCAGCACTAAAAAgtga
- the LOC126199143 gene encoding collagen alpha-1(II) chain-like — translation MQGSPTCPHPTGSSSIKGSLTCPHPTGSSSMQGSPTCPHPTGSSSIKGSLTCPHPAGSSSMQGSPTCPHPTGTSSIKGLPTCPHPTGSSSMQGSLTCPHPTGSSYLQGSPKCPHPTGSRSIKASLTCPHPTGSSSMQGSPTCPHPTGSSSMQGSPTCPHPTGSSSIKGSLTCPHPTGSSYIQGSPTCPHPTGSSSINGSLACPHPTGSSSMHGSPTCPHPTGSSPMQGSPTCPHPTGSSSIKGSLTCPHPTGSSSIQGSPTCPHPTGSSSIKGAPTCPHPTGSSSIKGSLTCPHPTRSSSMQGSPTCPHPTGISSIKGSLTCPHPTGFSSMQGSPTCPHATGSSSIKGSLTCPHPTGSSSMQGSPIFPHAT, via the coding sequence atgcagggatcacctacatgccctcaccccacaggatccagctctataaagggatcacttacatgccctcaccccacaggatccagctctatgcagggatcacctacatgccctcaccccacaggatcgagctctataaagggatcacttacatgccctcaccccgcaggatccagctctatgcagggatcacctacatgccctcaccccacaggaaccagctctataaagggattacctacatgccctcaccccacaggatccagctctatgcagggatcacttacatgccctcaccccacaggatccagctattTGCAGGGATCGCCtaaatgccctcaccccacaggatccagatcTATAAAggcatcacttacatgccctcaccccacaggatccagctctatgcagggatcacctacatgccctcaccccacaggatccagctctatgcagggatcacctacatgccctcaccccacaggatccagctctataaagggatcacttacatgccctcaccccacaggatccagctatatacagggatcacctacatgcccacaccccacaggatccagctctataaatggATCACttgcatgccctcaccccacaggatccagctctatgcacggatcacctacatgccctcaccccacaggatccagccctatgcagggatcacctacatgccctcaccccacaggatccagctctataaagggatcacttacatgtccTCACcctacaggatccagctctatacagggatcacctacatgtcctcaccccacaggatccagctctataaagggggcacctacatgccctcaccccacgggATCCAGCTCTAtcaagggatcacttacatgccctcaccccacacgatccagctctatgcagggatcacccacatgccctcaccccacaggaatcagctctataaagggatcacttacatgccctcaccccacaggattcagctctatgcagggatcacctacatgccctcacgccacaggatccagctctataaagggatcgcttacatgccctcaccccacaggatccagctctatgcagggatcacctatatTCCCTCACGCCACATGA